CATGGAACGCTTAGGCGGCAAATATGACCATAAGACAGGTAAATTTACCTTCACGGCAAAAGGACTAGGCTATATCTTTGTTACAACCAAGCCTGAACCTGTGAAATTAGAACTTACTCTAGGTAAGAAAGGGTATAAATTAAACGGAATCGAAATGAGTATGGATGTTGAGTCGATGGTAGTTAAAGGCAGAACTTTAGTGCCACTGCGCTTCGTTGCGGAGAGCTTAGGAGCAAATGTAGGCTGGGATAACATTACGAAAACCGTAATGATTACCTTGGAAGGTCAGACTTTGTCCATTGCGATCGGTGAACTTGCACCAGGAATGGATGTTGCAGCTGAACTTGTAAACGGACGTACTATGCTCCCGTTACGCTTCATTGCTGAATATTTTGGTGCAGATGTATTCTTCAATAATACTACGAAATCCATTAGTATCATGAAGTAGTATTCGCTAACAATAGCAGCTACACACGAAACCCTCTAACATGCACTGCAGCGTCTCATAAAGATTCGTTTCGAGGACGTTGAAAAGGCAATCGCTGAATAATTATGAATATTTCATTTTCAGTTATCATCAAAAAAGTCTTGATGATAACTGAAATGCACCCCTTAGAATAGATATTGGATAAACCCCCTGGTTTGTCCGATGAAATTCTAGGGGGTGCATTTTTATGGCGATTAAAGGGTAGAAGTTTAAGACATCTCAAATGAGATCACAAAAAGAGGCCATTCGTTTACTTACGAACCCCCCCCGAGAAGTTACATTCTGCTCTTTAGACAAACAAATCCTGACAGAGTCATATCCGCCAGGATTTGTTCAATTAAGAGCTGTAAACCTCAAAATCGAATATCGAATATCCGTATACGGTCCCTCTAGCAGTACAGAGCACTCTGACGTAACGTCCGCTATTTGCGGTAAATGTAATATCGTCAATAGAACCATTACCGGTCGTTGTTACGTAAGTATCCGTCCATGTTGTTGTGTCGTTAGACACCTGAACTTTGTAGCCTTTAGCGTAAGCGTCTTCCCAATTCAACTTGACGCGGTTTACGCTTTGGGTTGCGCCCAGATCGACGTAAATCCATTCATTGTTGCTTCCTTCGATGCTCGCCCAACGGGTAGTAGAGTTGCCGTCTGTTGCCTTGGAAGCTTCAAATCCTACACCTTCGATAGAACTGGCTACCGCTGTCTTGCCCAGCGCAAGGTTGATACCGGCAGCAGGAGTTGAACTTGTAGTTGCTGATGCGGTATTACTGTTAGCAGACAAGTTGCCTGCGGCATCGACAGCTTTTACCATATAGCTGTAAGCTGTCGATGCGGTAAGTCCGGTATCGCTGAAGGATGTGTCTGTAGGCGCTCCTACTTCCACGCCGTCACGGAATACCCGGTAGCCTGTTACACCGACATTATCGGTAGAAGCAGTCCAACTCAGATTAATTTGGCTGCTTGAAGCTGCTGTTGCGTTCAGATTCGTTGGATCCGAGGGAGCTTGAGTATCCGCTGCACTGTAGGTAGGCTTCCACCAGTTCCCCGAGATGAACAGTAGGTTCAGCATGTTAAAGGAGTCGCTGAAGTAACTTTCCTTTTTGTTCTTCATCCAGTCCCAGCCTGCATTGACCCAAGCTTGATGCGTGCTGGTAGTCGTCGCTGCGGAGATAAAAGGCGCTACGAATACCGCTGTCGCATAAGTACCGCGATTCGAACCGTTCAGTTGGTAACCGTCCTTCACATTGTTCGGATTGTTGCCTGTTTTTCCTTTGATCCATACTACCATTTTATTAGCGATATCCTTACCACGGGTGTCTCCGTACAAGGCGTAATCCATTACGATACGAAGTGGTACACGGCTTGCATTGTAGTTGTATTCATTTGTTTCAGGGAACTCTTCCAAATAGTTTGGGGGGGCCGGCTTAGGCGGGTTGCCTACCACAAAGTCCGAAATCAGACCTGTGCTAGACGAATAAGCTGCTGTAAATTGGCTGTATACGTTATACAGATTGTTGATGACATTTAGCCAAGTTGAATCTCCAGTAACTTCATTGAAAGCCCGTAGATGACTGAGCATCCAGTCGGAGGGACGCGTATTCAAGGCGCTCTTCGTATCCCAGTCACCAAGATTCAGCCTGTTGTTAGTTGTCACATTGCTAAGCTTAATAGCGCCAATCATCTTTTTGGCTTCAGCCAAATAATTGATCGTTCCAGTCGAGCCCCATTGGCGATCAGCTAGAATAAGGGAGTAAGCGATATCGAGGTCCCCATCTGTTGCTGAACCGAAGTGCCCTTGAGCCCCAGTACTATCTGCTATTACCCACCCCATCAGGTTCGGATTATTAGAGCTCTTGAACGCTCTAGCCGTTTTGAACAAACCGTCATAGATTGTTCTGGAATTCGTATCGTATCCAGCCATTAGCACGGTAATAACCATACCGTATCCTTGGCCTTCCGATGTGCCGAGAGGATCGAAGCCGTCCGCTTCGCCAGTAATATCACCTTTTACATAGTACCCTCCGGGCAGCGAGGACAAATTGTTTTTAAGATAAGTAGCCTTCCAATAGTTATAGTAGGAAGATACAGAACTGTTCATCGAGGATTGACTGACGTGGTTTGGTTTAATGATACCCGGATAGCTGACTTGTTGAGGAAACGGTTTCAATTCACCCGCTCCATGAGCTTTCCGTTGAAGCGGTGCAGGGGCGGCTAATGTCGCTAGAAGCATAACCGCCGAAAGCATGACAAGTAACAT
This genomic stretch from Paenibacillus sp. FSL H7-0737 harbors:
- a CDS encoding galactose-binding domain-containing protein, yielding MSGNWWKPTYSAADTQAPSDPTNLNATAASSSQINLSWTASTDNVGVTGYRVFRDGVEVGAPTDTSFSDTGLTASTAYSYMVKAVDAAGNLSANSNTASATTSSTPAAGINLALGKTAVASSIEGVGFEASKATDGNSTTRWASIEGSNNEWIYVDLGATQSVNRVKLNWEDAYAKGYKVQVSNDTTTWTDTYVTTTGNGSIDDITFTANSGRYVRVLCTARGTVYGYSIFDFEVYSS